The bacterium genome includes a window with the following:
- a CDS encoding YggT family protein yields MFVLGNLFYALAQLLGGVIFLYIWVIIFRVVISWVNADPYNGLVRFIHAVTEPVLSPVRRILPPWRLHGVDLSPMIVILILYFLKAFLVATLYDLGNHLR; encoded by the coding sequence ATGTTCGTTCTCGGGAACCTTTTTTATGCCTTGGCCCAATTGCTGGGCGGGGTCATCTTCCTCTATATCTGGGTCATTATTTTCCGCGTGGTCATCTCCTGGGTGAACGCCGATCCCTACAACGGGTTGGTCCGGTTCATTCACGCGGTCACGGAACCTGTTCTGAGTCCCGTCCGCCGCATCCTTCCGCCTTGGCGTCTCCATGGGGTGGACCTTTCACCCATGATCGTCATTTTGATCCTTTATTTTCTCAAGGCTTTCCTGGTCGCCACCCTTTACGACCTGGGGAATCATTTACGGTGA
- a CDS encoding EAL domain-containing protein: MKSFIDDVLLKAVAELGEGILVLDPPRVLYANETFCKISGFSSDELTSFESFFDLLSVETRKTIQEKLDHHLKSGKGFVRHEGVFMAKTGEPLQLEWTIKAFLDGGDKKIVSIIRDVTEQKSLRESLRSQDLQYKLLFQSNPQPMLIYDLEDLSILAVNDEAVQKYGYTPAEFRSLKLPDLRDPKDLGELMRKVDQIRDGLSVVHEIVRHRTKSGEIRDVEIISHTIEFEGRKARVIMVDDVTERRKAEKALTESQERLRTVVTGAPVVLFAIDRNGIFTLSEGSALKRLGFAPGQVVGTSAFDLYRDNPGIVQSLKRALSGEEFSEFLETGGLVFDTHLSPVRDAQGAVVGVNGFSVDVTERRSMERVLQKRMEFEKLITSLSSHFINLPLPQIDEGIRNGIGSIGRFIGVDRVFMYVVQKEKSPNPAFEWYSEGVDPLSDEVSGISLDSFPWFSEKLGQGEAIQLVSLEELPAEASAEREFLGRRGVRSIVAVPLATAGTLIGFLTFSTTRAAKTWTPEDLALFKITGEMFAGALMRKRNEQALLESEGKFRVLFHNAFDSIFLFAIRPDGSPGPILEANDVACVKLGYARSELLGKTFQELFIQDETGDIPKHLQKLIQQDHLSFEKHQVAKNGLKIPVEINAHLFEWGGQRLVQAIARDITDRKRAEETIRRQAYYDPLTNLPNRMLFKDRLEQAMKQAHRNRQMLGVIVLDLDRFKNINETLGHILGDKLLVAVAERLLEVLHESETIARFGGDEFTLLLPQINSVEEATQHAQKIIELLAAPFKVSNHELHLTTSIGISFYPEDGENAELLLKNAETAMYRAKEQGRNNYQLYASVMNVSAFKQLLMENSLRRALDREEFVVYYQPQYEIKTQKLVGAEALVRWKHPDLGLVFPTEFIGLAEETGLIVPIGEWVIRNVCAKNKEWQEAGCEKVCIGVNLSARQFQQRNLVASISQILHDTGLDPKWLGLEITESIAMKNADFTISALNELKKMKIKLSLDDFGTGYSSLSYLKRFPLEALKIDRSFVRDITTDPNDAAIVNAVVALAHSLKLTVVAEGVETETQLEFLRNNHCDAVQGYIFSHPLSEDNFLKELRAQAKKI, translated from the coding sequence TTGAAAAGCTTCATTGATGACGTCCTTTTGAAGGCCGTGGCGGAGTTGGGCGAGGGGATCCTCGTCTTGGACCCGCCCCGGGTCCTTTATGCCAACGAGACCTTTTGCAAGATCAGCGGTTTCTCCAGTGACGAGTTGACCTCCTTCGAGTCTTTTTTTGACCTCCTTTCCGTTGAAACCCGCAAGACCATCCAGGAAAAATTGGACCATCACCTGAAAAGCGGGAAGGGGTTTGTGCGCCATGAGGGGGTTTTCATGGCCAAGACAGGAGAGCCGCTCCAATTGGAATGGACCATCAAGGCCTTCTTGGACGGTGGCGATAAGAAGATCGTTTCCATCATCCGGGACGTCACCGAGCAGAAAAGCCTCAGGGAAAGCCTCCGGTCCCAGGATCTCCAGTACAAGCTCCTTTTCCAGAGCAATCCCCAACCCATGTTGATCTACGACCTGGAGGATCTCTCGATCCTGGCGGTCAATGACGAGGCGGTCCAGAAGTACGGATATACCCCCGCTGAATTTCGTTCCCTGAAATTGCCGGATCTCCGGGACCCGAAGGACCTCGGGGAGTTGATGCGGAAGGTTGATCAGATCCGCGACGGACTTTCCGTGGTCCATGAGATTGTCCGCCATCGAACGAAGTCCGGCGAGATCCGGGATGTGGAGATCATTTCCCATACCATCGAGTTCGAAGGTCGAAAGGCCCGCGTCATCATGGTCGATGATGTTACGGAGCGTCGAAAGGCCGAAAAGGCGCTGACGGAAAGTCAGGAAAGGCTTCGGACGGTTGTCACCGGGGCCCCGGTGGTCCTTTTCGCCATCGATCGGAATGGGATCTTCACCCTTTCGGAGGGTAGCGCCCTCAAGCGTCTTGGCTTCGCGCCGGGACAAGTGGTCGGCACTTCCGCTTTCGACCTTTACCGCGATAATCCGGGGATCGTCCAAAGCTTGAAGCGGGCCTTGTCCGGGGAAGAATTCTCCGAATTCCTAGAGACGGGTGGCCTGGTCTTCGATACCCACCTTTCCCCGGTCCGGGACGCCCAAGGAGCCGTGGTGGGAGTGAACGGATTCTCGGTGGACGTGACCGAACGGCGCTCCATGGAGAGGGTCCTTCAAAAACGGATGGAATTCGAGAAGCTCATCACAAGCCTTTCCTCCCACTTTATCAACCTGCCACTGCCCCAGATCGACGAGGGAATCCGCAACGGGATCGGGTCCATCGGTCGGTTCATTGGGGTCGACCGGGTCTTCATGTACGTCGTCCAGAAAGAAAAGAGCCCGAACCCGGCGTTTGAGTGGTATTCGGAAGGGGTGGACCCCCTTTCCGATGAGGTCTCGGGGATCTCTCTTGATTCCTTCCCGTGGTTCTCCGAAAAGCTGGGCCAGGGGGAGGCGATCCAATTGGTCTCCTTGGAGGAGCTTCCGGCGGAAGCCTCCGCGGAAAGGGAATTCCTGGGGCGCAGGGGTGTCCGGTCCATCGTGGCGGTTCCTTTGGCGACCGCCGGAACATTGATCGGATTCCTGACCTTCAGTACCACCCGGGCGGCGAAGACCTGGACGCCTGAGGACTTGGCCCTTTTCAAGATCACGGGCGAGATGTTCGCGGGCGCCTTGATGCGTAAGAGGAACGAACAGGCCCTTTTGGAGAGCGAGGGGAAGTTCCGGGTCCTTTTCCATAATGCCTTCGACAGCATCTTTCTTTTCGCCATCCGGCCGGATGGGAGCCCTGGTCCCATCCTGGAAGCCAACGATGTGGCATGCGTCAAATTGGGTTACGCCAGGTCGGAGTTGCTTGGGAAGACCTTCCAGGAATTATTCATCCAGGATGAGACCGGGGACATCCCCAAGCACCTACAAAAGCTCATTCAACAGGACCATTTGAGTTTCGAGAAGCATCAGGTGGCCAAGAACGGTCTCAAGATCCCGGTGGAGATCAACGCCCATCTTTTCGAATGGGGGGGGCAAAGACTGGTCCAGGCGATCGCCCGGGACATTACCGATCGTAAAAGGGCGGAGGAGACCATTCGCCGGCAGGCCTATTACGACCCCTTGACGAACCTGCCCAACCGGATGCTTTTCAAGGACCGCTTGGAACAGGCGATGAAACAGGCCCACCGGAACAGGCAGATGTTGGGGGTCATTGTCCTGGACTTGGACCGTTTCAAGAACATCAACGAGACCCTGGGCCATATCCTGGGGGATAAACTCTTGGTGGCGGTGGCCGAGCGGTTGCTCGAGGTCCTCCATGAAAGCGAGACCATCGCGCGCTTTGGGGGTGACGAGTTCACCCTGCTGCTGCCACAGATCAACAGCGTGGAGGAGGCGACCCAACATGCCCAGAAGATCATTGAACTATTGGCCGCGCCCTTCAAGGTCTCCAACCACGAACTCCATCTGACGACCAGCATCGGTATTTCCTTTTACCCGGAGGACGGGGAGAACGCCGAGCTGCTGCTGAAGAACGCCGAGACGGCCATGTACCGGGCGAAGGAACAGGGGCGGAACAACTATCAGCTCTACGCATCGGTGATGAACGTAAGCGCCTTCAAGCAGCTTTTGATGGAGAACAGCCTGCGCCGGGCCCTGGACCGGGAAGAATTCGTCGTGTATTACCAGCCCCAGTACGAGATCAAGACCCAGAAGCTGGTGGGGGCCGAAGCCCTGGTGCGTTGGAAGCATCCGGACCTTGGCTTGGTCTTTCCGACGGAGTTCATTGGATTGGCCGAGGAGACGGGGCTGATCGTCCCCATCGGGGAATGGGTCATCCGGAACGTTTGCGCCAAGAACAAGGAATGGCAGGAGGCGGGTTGTGAGAAGGTTTGCATCGGCGTGAACCTATCGGCCCGCCAGTTCCAACAACGGAACCTGGTGGCTTCTATTTCCCAGATCCTCCACGACACGGGCTTGGACCCGAAGTGGCTGGGACTGGAGATCACCGAATCGATCGCCATGAAGAACGCCGATTTCACCATTTCGGCACTGAACGAGTTGAAGAAGATGAAGATCAAACTTTCCTTGGATGATTTCGGGACGGGCTACTCGTCCTTGAGTTATCTGAAGCGGTTCCCCTTGGAGGCCCTTAAGATCGACCGTTCTTTCGTTCGGGATATTACGACCGATCCCAACGACGCGGCCATCGTCAATGCGGTGGTGGCCCTGGCCCATAGCCTGAAATTGACCGTGGTGGCGGAAGGGGTGGAGACGGAGACCCAATTGGAGTTCCTGCGGAACAATCATTGTGATGCGGTGCAAGGATATATCTTCAGCCATCCGCTCTCGGAAGACAATTTCCTCAAGGAACTGAGGGCGCAAGCCAAAAAGATCTGA
- a CDS encoding thioredoxin family protein, with product ISSNDPGTHPDDSPENLKTMGETLGLNFPLAFDASQDAAKAFRAACTPEFYLFDRDRKLIYRGQLDDSRPKNQVPVTGNDLRAALDGALAGKPLSVEQKPGIGCNIKWRPGNEPDYFLHG from the coding sequence TATCAGCTCCAATGATCCTGGGACCCACCCGGATGATTCCCCGGAAAACCTCAAGACAATGGGGGAGACCTTGGGCTTGAATTTCCCCTTGGCTTTCGATGCTTCCCAGGATGCTGCCAAGGCTTTCCGCGCCGCCTGTACCCCTGAGTTCTATCTTTTCGACCGGGACCGGAAACTGATCTACCGGGGTCAGCTGGATGACAGCCGTCCCAAAAACCAGGTTCCTGTTACGGGAAATGACCTCCGGGCCGCCTTGGATGGCGCCTTGGCCGGAAAGCCGCTTTCTGTAGAACAAAAGCCGGGCATCGGCTGCAATATCAAATGGCGGCCGGGGAATGAGCCTGATTATTTCCTCCATGGATAA
- a CDS encoding pitrilysin family protein produces the protein MPSKSIPAPGAVTRFKFKNGATLLVKEEPNTPVVALNFWVEAGSVDERPDERGMAHLIEHMIFKGTRKRGVGEISRQVEAAGGYLNAFTSYEHTCFYVVLPSEQVQKAIDIEFDAYQHSLFDAKELAKEKEVVFEEMRMRRDDPWSWSWEILLGMLFRKNPYHWPVIGDLKILRAVPRERLKRYYDHHYVPANMVISVVGNVEASKVQRWVAAQWGRKGKVLPPVRRTASDNEPAGLKLRLEEGEVQQIYLSVGFPTVALEHPDSAPLEILAALLGDGASSRFNLSLRERTQDADDVASEHFSGKYGGALVFQALTDSSRLENCVSGIGAEIDRLLEGPLPPQELEKVKNRIKSSKVFEKQNVDGQAKTLGFWELQGGYEKEEAFLRALDAVSEKDITRVGRRYLTAVRASLLIYHPKGQAPKGDRAHWEGVLEKALSPKNRPRKAVKRSPDGPAKIVLRNGETLWFRRRKSLPLVSLGAFVPGGFSEERPEVYGITSLMTKCLLKGTSRLSHDIFSHRIESLGAHLDASMDKDYWGLTLDCLVPQFERAYELFRETLRDPAFLPSETAKERKMQMAAVARLKDDPAEYALLQSDLLTFQGTPYAHAPLGEPETLSKIGSVAMRDWHHRFIKKKPLTWFAVGDMEPEKLLKLLETDPRGRRKPGRPGRDGGHHDVASRTLRFRQGTQQSNLVLGLSAPSFRSDDYFPFRVLNTLLNGMGGRLFLELREKRSLAYSVYASHDAGARAGIYQIYIGCDPSKADSARAEMERVLFDLWTGRITQAELERAKTYMAGLFKMGLQSNRSQLLSYARYEMAGHGAGTLALVPGKIQKVTLKDVRRVAEKYLDTDKKTWVLVTPQGRD, from the coding sequence ATGCCATCAAAATCGATCCCCGCTCCGGGCGCCGTGACACGGTTCAAGTTCAAGAATGGAGCGACCCTCCTGGTGAAGGAAGAGCCGAACACTCCTGTGGTGGCCCTGAACTTTTGGGTCGAAGCCGGTTCCGTCGACGAAAGGCCGGATGAACGGGGAATGGCCCACCTGATCGAACATATGATCTTCAAGGGTACCCGGAAAAGGGGGGTCGGGGAGATCTCCCGCCAGGTCGAGGCGGCCGGCGGCTACCTGAACGCCTTCACGAGTTACGAGCACACTTGTTTTTATGTGGTCCTTCCCAGCGAACAGGTCCAAAAGGCCATTGATATCGAATTCGACGCCTACCAGCACTCCCTTTTCGACGCCAAGGAATTGGCGAAGGAAAAGGAGGTGGTCTTCGAAGAGATGCGGATGCGCCGTGACGATCCCTGGAGCTGGTCCTGGGAGATACTCCTGGGAATGCTGTTCCGAAAGAATCCCTATCATTGGCCGGTCATTGGCGACCTCAAGATCCTTCGAGCGGTGCCCCGAGAGAGGCTGAAGCGTTATTATGACCATCATTATGTTCCAGCCAATATGGTGATCTCAGTCGTAGGGAACGTGGAAGCGTCCAAGGTCCAACGCTGGGTAGCGGCCCAGTGGGGTCGAAAGGGGAAGGTCCTGCCGCCGGTGCGTCGGACGGCATCCGATAACGAACCGGCCGGATTGAAGCTGCGTTTGGAGGAGGGGGAAGTCCAGCAGATTTACCTATCGGTCGGGTTCCCGACCGTTGCCCTGGAACACCCTGATTCGGCGCCCCTGGAGATCCTGGCGGCACTTTTGGGGGATGGGGCCTCGAGCCGGTTCAATCTTTCCTTGCGCGAAAGGACCCAGGATGCCGACGATGTGGCCAGCGAGCATTTCTCCGGAAAATACGGTGGGGCTTTGGTGTTCCAGGCCCTGACGGACTCCTCGCGGCTCGAAAATTGCGTATCGGGTATTGGAGCGGAGATCGACCGGCTCCTGGAGGGGCCTCTTCCGCCGCAAGAATTGGAAAAGGTGAAAAATCGTATTAAATCCTCAAAAGTTTTCGAAAAGCAAAACGTGGATGGCCAGGCAAAGACCCTCGGTTTCTGGGAATTGCAGGGAGGCTATGAGAAGGAAGAAGCCTTCCTGCGAGCCTTGGATGCGGTTTCAGAAAAGGACATCACCCGGGTGGGGCGACGCTATCTGACAGCGGTCCGGGCATCGCTCCTCATTTATCATCCGAAAGGCCAAGCCCCGAAAGGTGACCGGGCCCATTGGGAAGGGGTGCTGGAGAAAGCGCTCTCCCCCAAAAACCGTCCCCGGAAGGCGGTGAAAAGAAGCCCGGATGGCCCGGCCAAGATTGTGCTTCGCAACGGCGAAACCCTTTGGTTCCGGCGCCGAAAGTCGCTTCCCTTGGTCTCGCTGGGGGCGTTCGTTCCGGGCGGGTTCAGTGAGGAAAGGCCCGAAGTCTATGGGATCACCTCCTTAATGACCAAATGCCTTCTCAAAGGAACCAGCCGACTTTCCCATGACATTTTCTCCCACCGTATCGAGAGTCTGGGGGCTCATTTGGACGCCTCCATGGATAAGGATTATTGGGGCCTGACCTTGGATTGCCTGGTACCGCAATTCGAGAGGGCTTACGAACTCTTCCGGGAAACCCTGCGGGACCCGGCCTTCCTCCCCTCGGAAACGGCCAAGGAGCGAAAGATGCAAATGGCGGCTGTCGCCCGGTTGAAGGACGATCCGGCGGAATATGCCCTCCTTCAATCCGATCTCTTGACGTTCCAAGGAACGCCCTATGCCCACGCTCCTCTCGGAGAGCCCGAGACCCTCTCCAAGATCGGTTCGGTAGCGATGCGTGATTGGCACCATCGGTTCATCAAGAAGAAACCGCTGACATGGTTCGCGGTAGGGGATATGGAGCCGGAAAAACTCTTGAAACTCCTGGAAACCGATCCGCGGGGCCGCCGCAAGCCTGGGAGGCCCGGAAGGGACGGGGGCCATCATGATGTGGCATCCAGGACCTTGCGCTTTCGGCAGGGGACCCAACAATCCAATTTGGTCCTGGGACTTTCGGCGCCCTCGTTCCGTTCGGACGATTATTTCCCTTTCCGGGTCTTGAACACCCTTTTGAACGGAATGGGGGGACGGCTTTTCTTGGAATTGCGTGAAAAAAGGAGCTTGGCCTACAGTGTCTATGCTTCCCATGACGCCGGCGCCCGGGCCGGGATCTATCAGATCTATATCGGATGCGATCCATCCAAGGCGGATTCGGCCCGCGCCGAGATGGAGCGGGTCCTCTTCGATCTGTGGACCGGGCGCATAACACAGGCCGAATTGGAAAGGGCCAAGACCTATATGGCGGGACTTTTCAAGATGGGGCTGCAATCCAACCGATCCCAACTGCTTTCCTACGCCCGCTATGAAATGGCCGGGCATGGGGCGGGGACCCTCGCCCTCGTCCCGGGGAAGATCCAGAAGGTCACCTTGAAGGATGTTCGGCGTGTGGCGGAGAAATACCTGGACACGGACAAGAAAACATGGGTCCTGGTGACCCCGCAAGGGAGGGATTGA
- the rnr gene encoding ribonuclease R, with product MSKKHSHKNSNSRKRKGPRPPRQHQGPHSRHHSKGHKPSGPSQKKGAHLLEGRVQANEKGFGFFIPADGSEDAFVPPRLMNGIIDGDLVKADVRIDSYKPGKFIVESLELVKRSHNTVVGTLFNEQGQTFLKPDDTRLPVAKVEKGPIPPVEGQKAVLRISQWPGEGRRLMAGRLEELLGFPGAPGVDIKSVIRKYEWPESFPQSVMDQVARFPADPGPEDWEGRMDLRHLPILTIDGKDAKDFDDAISLERLANGRLRLGVHIADVSHYVSEGTPLDVEAFARSTSLYLADRVLPMLPQALSDGLCSLREGVPRLTVSAFLTYTAQGQLQGTEFRNTVIQSGRRGIYEEVQAFLDGKATPEIKSKYEPFAATLQDMLHLSRAIRKERERKGSLDFDFPEVRAIIENGKIVGVQQKERLETHRLIEDFMVSANEAVATFLDGKNFPTLYRIHEPPEARDLEDLTTFLDAYHIPHKGLDLSTPQGMQKLIRSVQGGPWQAPVSTLSLRSLKLAVYATRNAGHFGLGLDSYCHFTSPIRRYPDLIVHRSLKKARLQSTPPPKSRHLDKMALQTSEQERKAEKAERESQRILQLRFMEGQVGRTFPGTVRHLTAHGAFVELEALGVEGFLPMESLTDDLYTFNEGSLSLNGKRSRRILIGDKMTVSVANVDMVLQRMTLTRIYERESTNTPKP from the coding sequence TTGTCGAAGAAACACAGTCACAAAAATTCGAATTCCCGTAAACGCAAGGGACCCAGGCCCCCGCGGCAACACCAAGGCCCGCATTCTCGCCACCACTCGAAGGGCCACAAACCCTCGGGTCCTTCGCAAAAAAAGGGTGCCCACCTGCTGGAAGGCCGTGTCCAAGCCAATGAGAAAGGCTTCGGCTTCTTCATCCCGGCTGACGGGAGCGAGGACGCCTTCGTTCCGCCCCGCTTAATGAACGGCATTATCGACGGGGACCTGGTCAAAGCCGATGTCCGGATCGACAGCTATAAGCCCGGGAAATTCATCGTGGAAAGCCTCGAACTCGTCAAACGGTCCCACAACACCGTGGTCGGGACCCTTTTCAACGAGCAAGGACAGACCTTCCTGAAACCCGACGACACACGGTTGCCGGTGGCCAAGGTCGAAAAGGGCCCCATTCCCCCCGTCGAGGGTCAAAAAGCCGTGCTTCGGATCAGCCAATGGCCCGGGGAGGGCCGCCGCCTGATGGCGGGCCGGCTGGAGGAGCTTTTGGGCTTCCCCGGCGCGCCCGGCGTCGACATCAAGAGCGTCATCCGCAAATATGAATGGCCGGAAAGCTTCCCCCAATCCGTCATGGACCAGGTCGCCCGCTTCCCCGCCGATCCCGGTCCGGAGGACTGGGAGGGCCGCATGGACCTGCGCCACCTGCCCATCCTGACCATCGACGGCAAGGACGCCAAGGACTTCGACGACGCCATTTCCCTGGAGCGCCTGGCCAACGGTCGCCTCCGGTTGGGGGTCCATATCGCCGACGTTTCCCATTATGTTTCCGAAGGAACGCCCCTGGACGTGGAGGCCTTCGCCCGCAGCACCAGCCTCTACCTGGCCGACCGGGTGCTCCCCATGCTCCCCCAAGCCCTGTCCGACGGACTTTGTTCCCTGCGGGAAGGTGTCCCCCGCCTGACCGTCAGCGCCTTCCTGACCTATACCGCCCAAGGCCAATTGCAGGGGACCGAGTTCCGCAACACCGTCATCCAAAGCGGACGGCGGGGCATCTATGAAGAGGTCCAGGCTTTCCTGGATGGGAAGGCCACGCCCGAGATCAAGTCCAAATACGAACCCTTTGCCGCCACCCTCCAGGACATGCTCCATTTGTCCCGGGCCATCCGGAAGGAACGCGAGCGGAAAGGTTCCCTGGATTTCGATTTCCCGGAAGTGCGGGCCATCATCGAGAACGGCAAGATCGTGGGCGTCCAGCAGAAGGAACGCCTGGAGACCCACCGGCTCATCGAGGACTTCATGGTCTCGGCCAACGAGGCCGTCGCCACCTTCCTGGACGGCAAGAACTTCCCGACCCTCTACCGCATCCATGAGCCGCCCGAGGCCCGGGACCTGGAGGACCTGACCACCTTCCTGGACGCCTACCACATCCCCCACAAGGGCTTGGACCTCTCTACCCCCCAAGGGATGCAAAAACTCATCCGCTCGGTCCAAGGCGGGCCTTGGCAGGCCCCCGTCTCCACCCTCTCCCTCCGGTCCCTGAAACTGGCCGTCTATGCCACCCGCAACGCGGGCCATTTCGGGCTGGGCCTGGATTCCTACTGCCACTTCACGTCCCCCATCCGGCGCTACCCCGACCTTATCGTGCACCGTTCGTTGAAAAAAGCTCGGTTGCAGTCGACCCCGCCGCCTAAAAGCCGTCACCTGGACAAAATGGCCCTGCAGACCAGCGAGCAGGAACGGAAGGCCGAGAAAGCCGAGCGGGAAAGCCAAAGGATCCTTCAGTTGCGGTTCATGGAAGGGCAGGTCGGCAGGACCTTCCCGGGCACGGTGCGGCACCTCACGGCCCACGGGGCCTTCGTGGAACTGGAGGCCCTGGGAGTGGAAGGCTTCTTGCCCATGGAAAGCCTGACGGACGACCTCTATACCTTCAATGAGGGGTCGCTTTCCCTCAACGGAAAAAGGAGCCGACGCATTTTGATCGGCGATAAGATGACCGTGTCCGTGGCCAACGTGGACATGGTCCTGCAACGGATGACCTTGACGAGGATCTATGAGCGAGAGAGCACCAACACTCCAAAACCGTAA
- the smpB gene encoding SsrA-binding protein SmpB, which produces MSERAPTLQNRKAHHDYFILESQEAGIALAGCEVKSIRNGKASLQDSFARVEKDEVWLYGMHISPYEQGNRYNLEPTRVRKLLLKRSEIQNLAHRVQEKGLSMVPIRLYFKHGKVKIQLAIARGKSVRDKRDKLREKEANRDIDRALRARQKRL; this is translated from the coding sequence ATGAGCGAGAGAGCACCAACACTCCAAAACCGTAAAGCCCATCACGATTATTTCATCCTGGAAAGCCAGGAGGCGGGCATCGCCCTGGCCGGATGCGAGGTCAAATCCATCCGCAACGGCAAAGCCAGCCTCCAGGACAGTTTCGCCAGGGTGGAAAAGGACGAGGTCTGGCTCTATGGGATGCACATATCCCCCTACGAACAAGGGAACCGCTATAACCTTGAGCCCACCCGGGTCCGCAAATTGCTCCTGAAACGCTCCGAGATCCAGAACCTGGCCCACCGGGTCCAGGAAAAGGGCCTCTCTATGGTCCCCATCCGCCTTTACTTCAAGCACGGCAAAGTGAAGATCCAATTGGCCATTGCCAGGGGGAAATCGGTCCGGGACAAACGGGACAAGCTGCGGGAAAAGGAAGCGAACCGGGACATCGACCGGGCGCTCAGGGCCCGCCAGAAGCGTCTCTAG